The following are from one region of the Mycolicibacterium helvum genome:
- a CDS encoding class I SAM-dependent methyltransferase — translation MNTPKIDASELRGVSETALMTLNGRAYQAGLPGAILHDPMAIKLVDAIDFDFDKFGRKGQEMAVRSLAVDACTVDYLRRYPQATVVALAEGFQTSFWRLSEAVPDPQFRWLSVDLPPVIELRERLLPSSPRITALGQSALDYSWMDQVDTDKGVFITAEGLLMYLQPAEAMDLIVQCAKRFPGGQMFFDLPPVLVKKIAPKGMKSSRHYRVPPMPFSLSTNQLADLANTVPGIKAVHDIPMPKGRGFFFKTVFPAVWHFGPTKRFRGAYALLEFG, via the coding sequence ATGAATACTCCGAAGATCGATGCCAGCGAGTTGCGCGGTGTCTCGGAAACCGCGCTGATGACGCTCAACGGCCGCGCCTATCAGGCCGGCTTGCCCGGTGCGATCCTGCACGACCCGATGGCCATCAAGCTCGTCGACGCCATCGATTTCGATTTCGACAAGTTCGGCCGTAAGGGCCAGGAGATGGCGGTGCGCTCGCTGGCCGTCGATGCCTGCACGGTCGACTACCTGCGCCGCTATCCGCAGGCCACCGTCGTCGCATTGGCCGAGGGCTTCCAGACCAGCTTCTGGCGATTGAGTGAGGCCGTGCCCGATCCGCAGTTCCGATGGCTGTCGGTGGACCTGCCACCGGTGATCGAACTGCGCGAGCGGCTACTGCCGTCCTCGCCGCGGATCACCGCGCTGGGCCAGTCCGCGCTGGACTACAGCTGGATGGACCAGGTGGACACCGACAAAGGCGTCTTCATCACCGCCGAGGGACTGCTGATGTACCTGCAGCCCGCGGAGGCGATGGATCTTATCGTCCAGTGCGCCAAGCGTTTTCCCGGCGGTCAGATGTTCTTCGACCTGCCGCCGGTGTTGGTCAAGAAAATCGCCCCGAAGGGGATGAAGTCCTCGCGGCACTACCGGGTGCCACCGATGCCGTTCAGCCTGAGCACCAACCAACTGGCCGATCTGGCCAACACTGTCCCGGGAATCAAGGCCGTGCATGACATCCCGATGCCGAAGGGTCGCGGCTTCTTCTTCAAGACGGTGTTCCCCGCGGTCTGGCATTTCGGTCCGACGAAACGCTTCCGTGGCGCCTACGCCCTGCTGGAATTCGGCTGA